Within the Agromyces atrinae genome, the region CCCCGAGCAACTCGTGAGCACCCCGCAGAAGATCGAGCTCCTCGCCACGACGGGTGTCGACGCCGCGCTCGTGCTGCGCTTCGACGAGACGCTCTCGTCGATCCCCGCCGAAGCGTTCGTGCGCGACATCCTCGTCGGACGCCTCCGGGCCCAGGTCGTCTTCGTCGGTGCCGACTTCCGTTTCGGCAGCCGAGGTGCCGGCGATGTCGGGCTGCTCGAGCGCATGGGGCCCGTGCTGGGCTTCGAGGTGCGGGTCATCGACGACGTGCGCCCGGAAGACGGTCGGCGCGTCTCATCGACGTGGATCCGCGAACTGCTCGAGGCGGGCGACGTGGCCTCGGCGGCGCGACTGCTCGGGCACACCCCGACCGTGCGAGGCGTCGTCGTGCACGGCGCCGCCCGCGGCCGCGAACTGGGCTTCCCGACCGCGAACCTCTCTCCGTCGTCGGAGGGGCTCATCCCCGCCGACGGCGTCTACGCGGGCTGGCTCGTCGACGGCGACGAGCGCTACCCGGCCGCCGTCTCGGTCGGCAACAACCCGACCTTCGAGGGCGTGCCGCAGAAGCAGGTCGAGGCGTACGTGCTCGACCGCGAGATCGACCTCTACGGGCACGAGGTGGCGATCGAGTTCGTCACGCGCATTCGCGGCATGGTCGCCTTCGAGGGAATCGACGCCCTCATCCGTCAGATGAGCGCCGACGTCGATACCGTTCGATCGCTGCTCACGTGAGCGCCGCCGCGCCGCTCTGGAAGGGGCGCGCACTCGCGCTCGTCGGCATCCTGCTCGTCGCGCTCAACCTCCGCACCGCCGTCGCGTCGCTCTCGCCGATCGCGACGACGATCTCGGCCGACATCCCGCTCCCCGCCGTGCTGCTCGGCGCACTCGGCATGGTGCCGCCGCTCTGCTTCGCCGTGTTCGGCATCGCGACACCCGCCTTCACCCGCCGCTTCGGGCTCGAGCGCGTGCTCATCACCGCCCTCGTCGTGCTCACGGCGGGCCTCGTCGGCCGGGGGCTCGCTCCCGATGCCTGGTGGCTCCTCATCGCGAGTGCGGCGACGTTCGCGGGCATCGGCGTCGGCAACGTCGTGCTGCCGCCGCTCGTGAAGAAGTACTTCCCCGATCGCGTGGGTCTCCTGACGACGATGTACGCGACGATCCTCTCGCTCTCGACGCTCGTGCCCCCGCTCATCGCGGTACCCGTCGCCGAGGCGGCGGGCTGGCGCACCTCGCTCGCGCTGTGGTCGGTCTTCGCGCTCGCCGCCCTCGTGCCGTGGATCGTGCTCGTCGTGAAGCCGCGCCGCGGGGTGGCGACCGTGCTCCCCGAAGAGGGCGAGCCTGCGCTCGTCGCGCGCATCTGGCGGTCGAAGATCGCCTGGGCGCTCACCGCGATCTTCTTCACGTCGTCGTTCAACGCCTACTCGATCTTCGCGTGGCTGCCGACGATGCTCGAGGACATCGCCGGTGTGACGCCCGCGCAGGCCGGCATCCTGCTCTCGATCTATGCGGGCGTCGGCCTCCCCGCGTCGCTCGTCGTGCCGATCATCGCCGCGCGCTACCACCGCGTGGGCACGCTCATCGTCATCGGCATCTCGTGCTTCGTCGTCGGGTACGCGGGCCTCCTGTTCGCGCCGACGACTCTGCCGTGGCTGTGGGTGTTCTTCGCGGGCGCGGGGCCGCTGCTCTTCCCGTTGACGCTCGTGCTCATCAACCTGCGCACGCGGACGCACGAAGGAGCGGTCGCGCTCAGCGGGTTCGTGCAGAGCGTCGGCTACCTCGCCGCTGCCATCGGGCCGCTGCTCGTCGGCGTCATCCACGAGACGACCGGATCCTGGTCGGGTGCGCTCGTGCTGCTGCTCGCCTCGGTCGCCCTCGCGGCGATCGCCGGCCCTGTCGCCGGGCGCCGCCGCTTCCTCGAGGACGAGCCCGCGCGCTGATCCCGGCGCGGCCAGCCTGCCCTGCCTGGTTGCCGCGTGACCGCCGCCCGCGTCATCCGCCCGCCTGCCCCTGCCCACCCCGCTCGGTGTGTTGCCGCTTTCGGCCCGTGCGGCGCCCTCCGCACGGGCCGAAACCGGCAACACGCGCGGAAGCGCACGCGGCCGTTCTGCTCATATGAGCAGAAAAGGCTACGAGTGTAGATCGGTGCGCTTCTGACGCGTAGCCTGGACGAGACGGAAGGAGCGCTGTGGGCGAGAACGACGAACTGCTCTCGATCAGAGCAGCCGAGCTCTACTACGAGGAAGACAAGACGCAAGACGAGATCGGTCAGGTGCTGCGTCTGACGCGGTGGAAGGTCGGCCGTCTCCTCTCGCAGGCCAAGGCCAACGGGTTCATCCGCATCGAGATCGTGCACCCGCGCGCGCGGAGGCTGCCCCTCGAGCGACGTCTGCGCGACGAACGCGGCCTCGTCGACGCGATCGTGGTCTCGGGTGCGGGCGTCGAGAGCGCCGAAGAGTTGCAGGCGCGCACGGCGCAGGCCGCCGCCGACTACCTCACGACGCTCCGACCCGTTCCGCGCACCCTCGGCGTCAGCTGGGGTCGCACCCTCCACGAGGTCTCCCAACACCTGCGGAAGGGATGGGCGACGGGCGTCAACGTCGTGCAGATCAACGGCGGTGTGAGCCTCAACCGGCGCTCGGGCACCGCGGCGTCCACGGCCGTCACGATCGCGCAGAAGGCTGGGGGACAGGCGACCCTGCTGCCGAGCCCCGCGATCCTCGAGCGGCTCGAGACGAAGAACGCCATCGAATCCGACCGCGTCGTCGCGGGCGTGCTCGATCTCGCGCGCTCGGCTAACGCCTACCTCTTCAGCGCAGGCGCCGCCGACCACTCGTCGGTGCACCTCGAGAGCGGCTACCTCTCGCCGGCCGACGTCGACGAACTCGTCCGCAAGGGCGCCGTCGGTGACGTCGTCGGCCGCTACATCGACTCCGACGGCAATATCGTCGATCCCTCGCTCGACGGTCGGACCGTCGGGCTCACCCTCGACGAGCTGCGCACCGCCGACCGGTGCATCGCCGTCATCTCGGGGCGCTCGAAGCACCCCGTCGCCAATGCCGTCGTCGGCAGCCGACTCTGCTCGGTGCTCGTCACCGACGAAGAGACCGCGCTCCACCTGCTCGACGCATGACACCCAGGAAGTGACAACCATGACAGGCACCCAGCTCGCCTCGGCCCAGGAGCGCGCACTCGCGATCCTCGGCGGCGAACCCGATGACGCGACCCTGCGTCGTTACCTCCACGGCATCCCCGGCGTCGACGCCGTCGGGCTCGAGCAGCGCGCCGCGTCGCTCGGCTCGCGTTCGATCAAGACGACGTCGAAGGCGTGGGCGCTCGATCGCATCATCTCGCTCATCGACCTGACGACCCTCGAGGGCGCCGACACCCCCGGCAAGGTGCGCTCGCTCGTCGCCAAGGCCCTGACGCCCGACGCCTCCGACGCCCAGACGCCCCGCGTCGCCGCGGTGTGCGTCTACGGAGACATGGTCCCTGCCGCGGTCGCCGCCCTCGGCACGGCCCACGGCGACCCCGACGACGGTCTCGTCTCGGTCGCGGCCGTCGCCACGGCGTTCCCGAGCGGCCGGTCGTCGGTCGCCGTGAAGCTCCAGGACACGGCCGAGGCCGTCGCCGCCGGCGCCGACGAGATCGACATGGTCATTGACCGCGGCGCGTTCCTCGCGGGTCGCTACGGCGAGGTCTTCGACCAGATCGCACGCGTGAAGGAGGCCTGCCGGCGCCCCGACGGCGGCTACGCCTCGCTCAAGGTCATCCTCGAGACGGGCGAGCTCAACACGTACGACAACGTGCGCCGCGCATCGTGGCTCTCGATCCTCGCGGGCGGCGACTTCATCAAGACGTCCACCGGCAAGGTCGCCCCCGCCGCGACGCTCCCCGTTACGCTCCTCATGCTCGAGGTCGTGCGCGACTGGCACCGGATGACCGGCGGCCGCATCGGAGTGAAGCCCGCCGGCGGCATCCGAACCTCGAAGGACGCCATCAAGTACCTCGTCACGGTCGCCGAGACCGTGGGCGAGGAGTGGCTGCAGCCGCACCTCTTCCGCTTCGGGGCGTCGAGCCTCTTGAACGACGTGCTGCTGCAGCGTCAGAAGCTCTCCACCGGCCACTACTCCGGTGCCGACTACGTCACGATCGACTGAGGAACCCATGACCTTCCTGGACTACGCGCCCGCTCCCGAGTCGACGGCGCTCCTGAACCTCAAGAACGAGTACGGCCTCTTCATCGACGGCGAGTTCGTCGACGGCCGCGGTGAGTCGTTCGCCACCATCTCTCCCGCGACCGAGAAGCACATCGCGACGATCTCCTCCGCGAACGAGGCGGATGTCGCCGACGCCGTCGCCGCCGCCCGCCGGGCACACGACCGGGTCTGGTCGAAGCTCTCCGGCCGCGACCGCGGCAAGTACCTCTTCCGCATCGCGCGCCTCGTGCAGGAGCGCGCTCGTGAGCTCGCCGTCGCCGAGAGCCTCGACAACGGCAAGCCGATCAAGGAGAGCCGCGACACCGACGTCCCCCTCGTCGCCGCCTGGTTCTTCTACTACGCGGGCTGGGCCGACAAGCTCGACCACGCGGGTCTCGGCGCCTCGCCGCGCTCGCTCGGCGTCGCCGGGCAGATCATCCCGTGGAACTTCCCGCTGCTCATGCTCGCCTGGAAGATCGCGCCCGCGCTCGCGGCCGGCAACACGGTCGTGCTGAAGCCCGCCGAGACGACGCCGCTCACGGCCCTCATCTTCGCCGAGATCCTCCAGCAGGCCGACCTCCCGCCCGGAGTCGTCAACATCATCACGGGCGCGGGCGACACGGGGCAGGCGCTCGTCGACCACCCCGGCGTCGACAAGATCGCGTTCACGGGTTCGACGGCCGTCGGCCGACGCATCGCGAAGTCGGTCGCGGGCACGCCCAAGAAGCTCTCGCTCGAACTCGGCGGCAAGGCCGCGAACATCGTGTTCGACGATGCTCCGATCGATCAGGCCATCGAGGGCATCGTCAACGGCATCTTCTTCAACCAGGGTCACGTCTGCTGCGCCGGCAGCCGTCTGCTCGTGCAGGAGAACATCCACGACGAGGTCGTCGATCGCCTGAAGTCGCGCCTCTCGACGCTTCGTCTCGGTGACCCGCTCGACAAGAACACCGATATCGGCGCGATCAACTCGCGCGCACAGCTCGAGCGCATCCGCACGCTGTCCGACGTCGGCGTCGCCGAGGGCGCCGATCGCTGGACCGCCGACTGCGCCATCCCCGAGAACGGGTTCTGGTTCGCGCCGACGATCTTCACGAACGTGCAGGCGAGCCACCGCATCGCCCGCGAAGAGGTCTTCGGGCCCGTGCTGTCGGTTCTGACGTTCCGCACTCCCGCCGAGGCGATCGCCAAGGCTAACAACACGCCCTACGGTCTCTCGGCCGGCATCTGGTCCGACAAGGGGTCGCGCATCCTCGCGGTCGCCGACAAGCTGCGCGCCGGCGTCGTCTGGGCGAACACGTTCAACCGCTTCGACCCCGCGTCGCCCTTCGGCGGCTACAAGGAGTCGGGCTACGGCCGCGAGGGCGGCCGCCACGGCCTCGCCGCCTACCTCGAGTCGGCGACGGCGGCCCCGCGCGCTCTGCCCGCGGCAACGGATGACGCGAGCGACGCCATCACGGAGGCGCCGCGCGCCACGAAGAAGACGGCGCGACAGCCTCGCACCGCGAAGAAGGGTGCAGCATCGTGAGCCGCTTGAGTGTTCCGAAGACGTACAAGCTCGCGATCGGCGGGGCCTTCCCCCGATCGGAGTCGGGTCGTGTCTACGAGATCCGTCGCGCCGACGGCGAGTTCCTCGCGAACGCGTCGCTCGCGAGCCGGAAGGACGCCCGTGACGCGGTCGTCGCCGCACGCTCCGCCGTGTCGGCGTGGTCGGGCGCGACCGCGTACAACCGCGGACAGGTGCTCTACCGCATCGCCGAGGTGCTCGAGGGCCGTCGCGCGCAGTTCGTCGACGAGATCGTCGCGGTCTCGGGCGTCTCCCGCGCCGTCGCCGGCGCCGAGGTCGACGAGGCCATCGACCGGTGGGTCTGGTACGCGGGCTGGGCCGACAAGTACGCCCAGGTCGCGGGCAACGCGAACCCCGTCTCGGGCCCGTACTTCAACATCTCGGTTCCCGAGCCGACCGGCGTCGTCGCGATCATCGCACCGCAGGACTCGGCCCTCCTCGGCTTCGTGTCGGCCCTCGCTCCGGCGCTCGTCGCCGGAAACAGCGTCGTGATCGTGGCGAGCGAGAGCATGCCGCTCTCGGCGATCAGCCTCGCCGAGGTGCTCGCGACGAGCGACGTGCCGAAGGGCGTCGTGAACGTCCTCACGGGTTCGCCCGCCGAGATCGCACCGTGGCTCGCGAGTCACGCCGACGTCAACGCGCTCGACCTCGTGGGGGCTGCGGCACTCGACTGGGTCGACCTCGAGATCCTCGCCGCCGAGACGCTCAAGCGCGTCCTCCCGCCCGAGCAGGGTGCGGGGGCCGCGGCTCCGTCACTCGGACGCATCACGGCGTTCACGGAGACGAAGACGGTGTGGCACACGAAGTCGCTCATCTGAGGCCATGACGGTGGACGCTCGCGGCATGCTCGAGTCCGACCCCTTCAGTTATCGACTGACGCAGGCCGGGGGCGTCGTCGTGTCGCGCGGCGGCCGCCCGGTCGTGACGGTCGGCGGTTCCTCGGCGGCGAAGCTCGCCGCGGCACTCGCCGTCGCCGATGACCGCACCGAGCAGTTGCTGCTCGCGCGGGTCACCGGCAACTACAAGCGCGGCAACGAGCGACGCTGAACCGGCACGGGCAACGCACAGGGCCGGGCACTACCGTCGGCCGGATGACACCTCAGCGCATCCTCGTCACCGGAGCGACCGGCTACATCGGAGGGCGTCTCGCGCCGCGCCTCCTCGAAGCGGGCCACGACGTACGCGTCGTCGTGCGCGATGCCGATCGTCTCCGTGACGTGCCGTGGTTCGACGACGTCGATGTCGTCGAGGGCGACCTGACCGAGGCGGATGTCGCGGCTCGGGCCGTCGACGGGGTCGACGTCGTCTACTACCTCGTGCACTCGATGGGCGGGCGCGGCGACTTCGAGAAACTCGAAGAGACGATCGCGCGGAACATTGCACGCGCGGCGGCGGATGCCGGCGTGCACCGCATCGTGTACCTGAGCGGCCTGCACCCCGAATCCGACCGGCTGTCGCGGCACCTCGGTTCACGCGAGGCCGTCGGGCGCATCCTGCTCGAGTCGGGCGTGCCGACGATCGTCTTCCAGGCGGGCGTCGTCATCGGGTCGGGGTCGACCTCATTCGAGATGATCCGTCACCTGACCGAAGTTCTGCCGTACATGCCCGCGCCGAAATGGGTGCGGAACCGCATCCAGCCGATCGCGATCCGCGACGTGCTGCACTACCTCGTCGCGGCCGCCACAGCGCCCGGCGAGCTCAATCGGACCTTCGACATCGGTGGCCCCGACGTATTCCGGTACGGGCAGCTCATGAACGGCTACGCGCTCGAGGCGGGCCTCCGCCAGCGGCCGATCGCGGCGCTGCCCGTGCTGACTCCGTGGCTCGCCTCGCAGTGGGTCAACCTCGTCACGCCGATCCCGAGGCGACTCGCCGTGCCGATCATCGAGTCGCTGCAGTTCGACTGCGTCGTCGGCGAGCACGACATCGACGCCGTCATCCCTCCGCCCGAGGGCGGGCTGACCGGCTACCGACGATCCGTCCGCCTCGCGCTCGAACGGGAACGCACGGGCGCCGTCGAGACCAGTTGGCGGAACACCGCGGTCAGCGGTGCGCCGAGCGATCCGCTGCCGAGCGACCCCGACTGGACGGGGCACACGGTCTACGTCGACGAGCGTGAACGCGCGTCGCAGGCATCCGTCGGCGAGCTCTGGCGGGTCATCGAGGGCGTGGGCGGAGAGAACGGGTGGTACTCGTTCCCGCTCGCGTGGGCGCTGCGCGGCTGGATCGACAAGCTCGTCGGGGGAGTGGGCCTGCGTCGCGGCCGCCGCGATCCGAGCGCGCTGCGTCCCGGTGACGCGGTCGACTTCTGGCGGGTGGAGGAGATCGAGCGGGGGTCGTTCCTCCGACTTCGCGCGGAGATGCGGGTGCCCGGTCGTGCGTGGCTCGAGATGTCGGCGGAATCCGACGGCACGCGATCGCTCTACCGGCAGCGCGCGGTGTTCTTCCCCCGGGGGCTCGCGGGTCGCTTGTACTGGTGGGCGATCGTGCCGTTCCACGGCATCATCTTCGCGGGCATGGCGGAGCGCATCACGACCGAGGCCGCCGCGACACACGCGGTGAGCGAAGGTAACGGAACGGTAACGGAGTTGATAGGGTAGCCGTCAACGCGGGGGCAATGGCGCCGTCGCGGCAGGAAGGCCCGCTGTGCGTCACCCGTTCCCGGGCGATCGAACGACCGCGTTCATCGATCGCCTCACCACCCGCCCGTCACTCGCCGTGCGTGTCATCATCGCGAGCGCCGTCGTCACGACACTCGTGGGAGTCCTCTTCGTGAGCACGTCGCCGCCGCGCGTGTTCGCCGTCGACGTCTTCGGTGCGCTCCGCGCCCCCGGGGAGCCGGCGTTCATCGTCGCCCATCGCGGCGACCGGAGCCAGGCCCCCGAGAACACGATGCCCGCCCTCGAACTCGGGATGACGGGGCCCAAGGGATTCGTCGAGACCGACGTCCAGCTGACGAGCGACGGCGTGCCCGTGCTCTTCCACGACGTCGACCTCGAACGCATCACGGGGGAGTCGGTGCGCATCTCCGACCTCACTCTCGCCGAGGTGCGCGAGCGCGACGCCGGTGAGTGGTTCGGGGCCGACTTCCGGGGGACGCCGATCCCGACCCTCGAGGAGTTCCTCGACTCCTTCCGCGAGACGGATGCGCGCGCCCTCATCGAACTGAAGGCGGCGTGGAGCATCGACGACGTCCGCCCCGTGATCGCGCTCCTCGAGCGCTTCGGTCTCCGTGACCGCGTCGTCCTCCAGAGCTTCAGCCTCGAGACGCTCGACTCGCTGCAGCGCTTCGCCCCGCACTATGCGCGCATCCTGCTCATCCGCGAGCTGCCCGCCGATCCGCTGCCGCTCGCGTCGCGACTCGGCATCATCGGATTCGGCACGACGGCCCGGTCGGCCGCGGCTCAGCCCGCCGCGCTCGAGGCCCTGCACGACGCGGGCATCGGCGTGCTCTGCTACACGCTCAACACGCAGGACTCCTGGGCCGAGGTCATCGGTCTGGGCGTCGACGGCATCATCACCGACGAGCCGGGTGAACTCGACGCGTGGCTCGCCGTGACGGCACCGGGGACGTAAGGTCGCGGATCAGCCGCGGTTGTTGGCGAGTTCGAAGATGCGGACGAGTTCGGCGACGGCCTCGTCGTGCTTGTCGCCGCCCTGCTCGAACATGTGGGTCACGTGCGTGCGCAGATGGTTCTCGACGAGGAGCTTGTTGAGGCTCGCGAGCGACTTCTGCACAGCGAGCGACAGGGTGATGATGTCGATGCAGTAGTCCTCGTTCTCGATCATCTTCTCGATGCCGCGCACCTGACCCTCGATGATCTTGGTGCGGTGCAGAGCGCGCTTCTGGATGTCGTCGATCACACCTCAGAGTACCGCCCTTCGGCGTACCCTCCCGGGGTATCTCGCCGCGTTCCTCTGTCCGCAATTCAGGAGCGGAGCGGCGAGCGGCCAGGAGCGAGTGGCCACGGCGGCCGTCGACACGGCGCGCGCCCTGAATGGCGAACAGGTGGGGCGAGGGCGATGTCTGACGTAGAATGGACGTAGCGCCACGCGAATCCGCTTTTCGCACCGACGGTGCAGAGACCTCATCGTTCTCTCGCCTTGCTCGGTTCGGGGTTCGGCGCCCGGCTCCATCGATCGAGACGATCGAGCGCCGGACACGCCCGACGACCGAGTCGGCGGGCTGAGAACTGGAGGATCATTGGCCCAGACCACCAAGCGTCAGCGCACCCGCTCTCGCGACGACGACGCACCGATCATCCCGATCCTCGCGCGCAAGGTCCGCGAGGTCGAGGCCAAGGCGCAGGGCGGCAAGGTCGGCCCCACGAACCGCACCAAGTTCCAGGTCATCGCGCTCCTCATGCGCGAAGAGCGTGCTCGGGTCAAGGCCGACACCGAGATCAACGACGGAACGCGTGCCGAACTCCTCAAGCGCCTCGACGGCATCGCGCAGATCCTCGCGAAGACCGCCGCGCGCGACACGAGCCTCATCGCGCTCCTCGAGCCCGACGCATCGGTCTCGACCGTGGCTCAGCGCTTCCGCCGTGACTGGCTGCTCGAGTCGGGCGCCGAGCTCAGCCCCGATGAACTCATCATCACGCGCGAAGCAGCGCCCGCCCCCGTGCTCTCCGAGAACCAGGTCGTGCCGCCGTCGGTCAAGTCGCGCCAGCTCGCGAACCCCTTCCTCGCGCCCGACCTCACGCCCCCTGCGCCCTCATCGGCGCCCGTGCGTCGTCTCGCGAACTGGGAGCTCCTCGGCCCCCTCTTCAAGTCGTTCGAGTACGGCGCCGGCGGTCAGGCCGCCTCGATGGAGCTGCCCGACGCGCCGCGCATCGACCGGCTCGCGCCCCGCGGCCTCGAGATCATGAAGCACCAGGCGAGCTTCGTCGAGGCCGTGCGTCACGGTCACCGCGAGTTCCTGCTCGCCGACGAGCCCGGTCTCGGCAAGACCGCGCAGAGTGTCCTCGCGGCATCCGTCGCCGATGCGTATCCGCTCCTCGCCGTCGTGCCGAACGTCGTGAAGATGAACTGGGCGCGTGAGGTCGAGCGGTGGACACCGCATCGCCGCGCGACCGTCATCCACGGCGACGGCGCGACCCTCGACGCCTTCGCCGACGTCGTCATCGTCAACTACGACGTGCTCGATCGGCACATGAACTGGCTCTCGACGCTCGGCTTCAAGGGCATGGTCGTCGACGAGGCGCACTTCATCAAGAACCTGCAGTCGCAGCGCTCGAAGAACGTGCTCGCGCTCGCCGAGAGCATCCGTCGCGGCACGCGCGACCCGCTCATGCTCGCTCTCACCGGTACCCCGCTCATCAACGACATCGACGACTTCCGGGCGATCTGGAAGTTCCTCGGCTGGATCGACGGCGACAAACCATCCTCCGCCCTCCTCGCGGAACTCGAGGAGAACGGACTGACGCCGGCCGACACGGGCTTCTACGCCGCCGCCCGACGCACCGTGATCGACCTCGGCATCGTGCGTCGACGGAAGGTCGACGTCGCCTCCGATCTGCCTGCGAAGCGCATCGCCGACCTGCCCGTCGAGCTCGACGACGAGTTCGGCCGCTCGATCCGCGCGGCGGAGCGTGAACTCGGACACCGTCTCGCCGATCGCTTCCGCGCACTCGTCGCCGCTCGTGACCTGCGCGTCGGCGACCTCGACGACGACCAGCGCGATGCGTTCATCCGCGCGGTCGCGAAGTCGGAGCTCGAGGAGTCGAAGTCGTCGAAGTCGGGCGACAACGTCTTCACCATGGTGCGGCGCATCGGTCAGGCGAAGGCCGGCCTCGCGGCCGACTACGCGGCCCAGCTCGCGCGCTCGGCCGGCAAGGTGGTCTTCTTCGCGAAGCACATCGATGTCATGGACTCCGCCGAGGCGGCGTTCGCCGCGAACGACCTCCGCACGGTGTCGATCCGCGGTGACCAGTCGGCCGTCGCGCGGCAGTCGGCCATCGACGCGTTCAACAACGATCCCGACGTGCACATCGCGGTCTGCTCGCTCACGGCTGCCGGTGTCGGCGTGAACCTGCAGGCGGCGTCGAACGTCGTGCTCGCCGAGCTCAGCTGGACGGCTGCCGAGCAGACGCAGGCGATCGACCGCGTGCACCGCATCGGGCAAGAGGAGCCCGTCACAGCGTGGCGCATCATCGCCGCGCACACGATCGACGCGCGCATCGCCGAGCTCATCGACTCGAAGCAGGGCCTCGCGGCTCGGGCGCTCGACGGTGCCGACGTCGAGCCGGGTTCGGCCGATTCGGTTCAGCTCGACGCGCTCCAGCACCTCATCCGGCAGGCACTCGACGGCCGTCTGTAGTCGATAGACTGCCGCAGGCGGCTCGCGCACCCGGCCGTCTCCCTTCCCGCATGCACCAGGAGTCCAGAGCCATGAAGATCGGTATTCTCACGAGCGGTGGCGACTGCCCCGGATTGAACGCGGTCATCCGCGGCGCCGTGTTGAACGGCGTCATCTCGCACGAAGCCGAGTTCGTCGGGTTCCGCAACGGCTGGCGCGGCGTGGTCGAGGGCGAGTTCAGCCCCCTGCACCGTCACGACGTGCGCGGCCTCTCGAAGCAGGGCGGCACGATCCTCGGCTCGAGTCGCACCAACCCCTTCGAGGGCGAGGGCGGTGGCCCCGAGAACATCCAGCGCATGCTCGACGAGAACGGCATCGACGCGATCATCGCCATCGGCGGCGAGGGCACGCTCACGGCCGCACGTCGACTCACCGACGCGGGCCTCAAGATCGTCGGCGTCCCGAAGACGATCGACAACGACCTCGCCGCGACCGACTACTCGTTCGGGTTCGACACCGCCGTCGAGATCGCGACCGAGGCCATCGACCGCCTCCGCACGACGGCCGAGTCGCACGGCCGCTGCATGGTCGTCGAGGTCATGGGCCGCCACGTGGGCTGGATCGCCCTGCACTCCGGCATGGCCGGCGGCGCGCACGCGATCCTCATCCCCGAGCAGCCCACCAACATCGAGCAGATCTGCGAGTGGGTCGAGTCCGTTCGCGACCGCGGCCGTGCTCCGCTCGTCGTCGTCGCCGAGGGCTTCCACCTCGACGACATGGAAGAGGCGCACTCGCACAAGGGCCTCGATGCCTTCAACCGTCCTCGTCTCGGCGGCATCGCCGAGCGTCTCGCGCCGATGATCGAAGCCCGCACGGGCATCGAG harbors:
- a CDS encoding sugar-binding transcriptional regulator, whose product is MGENDELLSIRAAELYYEEDKTQDEIGQVLRLTRWKVGRLLSQAKANGFIRIEIVHPRARRLPLERRLRDERGLVDAIVVSGAGVESAEELQARTAQAAADYLTTLRPVPRTLGVSWGRTLHEVSQHLRKGWATGVNVVQINGGVSLNRRSGTAASTAVTIAQKAGGQATLLPSPAILERLETKNAIESDRVVAGVLDLARSANAYLFSAGAADHSSVHLESGYLSPADVDELVRKGAVGDVVGRYIDSDGNIVDPSLDGRTVGLTLDELRTADRCIAVISGRSKHPVANAVVGSRLCSVLVTDEETALHLLDA
- the deoC gene encoding deoxyribose-phosphate aldolase, coding for MTGTQLASAQERALAILGGEPDDATLRRYLHGIPGVDAVGLEQRAASLGSRSIKTTSKAWALDRIISLIDLTTLEGADTPGKVRSLVAKALTPDASDAQTPRVAAVCVYGDMVPAAVAALGTAHGDPDDGLVSVAAVATAFPSGRSSVAVKLQDTAEAVAAGADEIDMVIDRGAFLAGRYGEVFDQIARVKEACRRPDGGYASLKVILETGELNTYDNVRRASWLSILAGGDFIKTSTGKVAPAATLPVTLLMLEVVRDWHRMTGGRIGVKPAGGIRTSKDAIKYLVTVAETVGEEWLQPHLFRFGASSLLNDVLLQRQKLSTGHYSGADYVTID
- a CDS encoding aldehyde dehydrogenase family protein; translation: MSRLSVPKTYKLAIGGAFPRSESGRVYEIRRADGEFLANASLASRKDARDAVVAARSAVSAWSGATAYNRGQVLYRIAEVLEGRRAQFVDEIVAVSGVSRAVAGAEVDEAIDRWVWYAGWADKYAQVAGNANPVSGPYFNISVPEPTGVVAIIAPQDSALLGFVSALAPALVAGNSVVIVASESMPLSAISLAEVLATSDVPKGVVNVLTGSPAEIAPWLASHADVNALDLVGAAALDWVDLEILAAETLKRVLPPEQGAGAAAPSLGRITAFTETKTVWHTKSLI
- a CDS encoding SDR family oxidoreductase, which produces MTPQRILVTGATGYIGGRLAPRLLEAGHDVRVVVRDADRLRDVPWFDDVDVVEGDLTEADVAARAVDGVDVVYYLVHSMGGRGDFEKLEETIARNIARAAADAGVHRIVYLSGLHPESDRLSRHLGSREAVGRILLESGVPTIVFQAGVVIGSGSTSFEMIRHLTEVLPYMPAPKWVRNRIQPIAIRDVLHYLVAAATAPGELNRTFDIGGPDVFRYGQLMNGYALEAGLRQRPIAALPVLTPWLASQWVNLVTPIPRRLAVPIIESLQFDCVVGEHDIDAVIPPPEGGLTGYRRSVRLALERERTGAVETSWRNTAVSGAPSDPLPSDPDWTGHTVYVDERERASQASVGELWRVIEGVGGENGWYSFPLAWALRGWIDKLVGGVGLRRGRRDPSALRPGDAVDFWRVEEIERGSFLRLRAEMRVPGRAWLEMSAESDGTRSLYRQRAVFFPRGLAGRLYWWAIVPFHGIIFAGMAERITTEAAATHAVSEGNGTVTELIG
- a CDS encoding CynX/NimT family MFS transporter, with amino-acid sequence MSAAAPLWKGRALALVGILLVALNLRTAVASLSPIATTISADIPLPAVLLGALGMVPPLCFAVFGIATPAFTRRFGLERVLITALVVLTAGLVGRGLAPDAWWLLIASAATFAGIGVGNVVLPPLVKKYFPDRVGLLTTMYATILSLSTLVPPLIAVPVAEAAGWRTSLALWSVFALAALVPWIVLVVKPRRGVATVLPEEGEPALVARIWRSKIAWALTAIFFTSSFNAYSIFAWLPTMLEDIAGVTPAQAGILLSIYAGVGLPASLVVPIIAARYHRVGTLIVIGISCFVVGYAGLLFAPTTLPWLWVFFAGAGPLLFPLTLVLINLRTRTHEGAVALSGFVQSVGYLAAAIGPLLVGVIHETTGSWSGALVLLLASVALAAIAGPVAGRRRFLEDEPAR
- a CDS encoding bifunctional riboflavin kinase/FAD synthetase, translated to MKLFTGLGDVPADFGPSVVTIGKFDGVHAGHRAVIADLLAIADAESLTSTVVTFDRHPLAFLAPEKCPEQLVSTPQKIELLATTGVDAALVLRFDETLSSIPAEAFVRDILVGRLRAQVVFVGADFRFGSRGAGDVGLLERMGPVLGFEVRVIDDVRPEDGRRVSSTWIRELLEAGDVASAARLLGHTPTVRGVVVHGAARGRELGFPTANLSPSSEGLIPADGVYAGWLVDGDERYPAAVSVGNNPTFEGVPQKQVEAYVLDREIDLYGHEVAIEFVTRIRGMVAFEGIDALIRQMSADVDTVRSLLT
- a CDS encoding aldehyde dehydrogenase family protein — encoded protein: MTFLDYAPAPESTALLNLKNEYGLFIDGEFVDGRGESFATISPATEKHIATISSANEADVADAVAAARRAHDRVWSKLSGRDRGKYLFRIARLVQERARELAVAESLDNGKPIKESRDTDVPLVAAWFFYYAGWADKLDHAGLGASPRSLGVAGQIIPWNFPLLMLAWKIAPALAAGNTVVLKPAETTPLTALIFAEILQQADLPPGVVNIITGAGDTGQALVDHPGVDKIAFTGSTAVGRRIAKSVAGTPKKLSLELGGKAANIVFDDAPIDQAIEGIVNGIFFNQGHVCCAGSRLLVQENIHDEVVDRLKSRLSTLRLGDPLDKNTDIGAINSRAQLERIRTLSDVGVAEGADRWTADCAIPENGFWFAPTIFTNVQASHRIAREEVFGPVLSVLTFRTPAEAIAKANNTPYGLSAGIWSDKGSRILAVADKLRAGVVWANTFNRFDPASPFGGYKESGYGREGGRHGLAAYLESATAAPRALPAATDDASDAITEAPRATKKTARQPRTAKKGAAS